A window of the Scleropages formosus chromosome 21, fSclFor1.1, whole genome shotgun sequence genome harbors these coding sequences:
- the psmd11b gene encoding 26S proteasome non-ATPase regulatory subunit 11B, which yields MAAASVEFQRAQSLLSTDRNASIDILHSIVKRDFEEDDEEALRVKEQSILELGALLAATGQAAELGGLLKYVRPFLMSISKAKAARLVRSLLDLFLDMEAATGQEVDLCLECIEWAKSEKRTFLRQALEARLVSLYFDTKRYQEALLLGSQLLQELKKMDDKALLVEVQLLESKTYHALSNLPKARAALTSARTTANAIYCPPKLQAALDMQSGIIHAAEEKDWKTAYSYFYEAFEGYDSIDSPRAITALKYMLLCKIMLNFPEDVQALISGKLALRYAGRQTDALKCVAHASKNRSLADFEKALSEYRAELREDPIISTHLTKLYDNLLEKNLIRVIEPFSRVQIEHVSALIKLPKGDVERKLSQMILDKKFHGILDQGEGVLIIFDEPPVDKTYEAALETIQNMSKVVDSLYNKAKKLT from the exons ATGGCGGCAGCGTCCGTCGAGTTCCAGAGGGCTCAGTCTCTCCTCAGCACCGACCGCAATGCGTCCATCGATATTTTACACTCGATAG tgaagAGGGACTttgaggaagatgatgaggagGCGCTGCGGGTCAAGGAGCAGAGCATCCTGGAGCTGGGCGCCCTGCTGGCTGCGACGGGGCAGGCGGCCG AGCTGGGGGGTCTGCTGAAGTACGTGAGGCCATTTCTGATGTCCATCAGCAAGGCGAAGGCGGCGCGCCTCGTGCGCTCTCTGCTTGACCTCTTCCTGGACATGGAGGCGGCCACGGGGCAGGAGGTGGACCTCTGTCTCGAGTGCATCGAGTGGGCCAAGTCCGAGAAGAGGACCTTCTTACGACAGGCGCTCGAG gCCCGTCTGGTTTCCTTGTACTTTGACACAAAGAGGTACCAGGAGGCGCTGCTGCTCG GGTCTCAGCTGCTCCAAGAGCTGAAGAAAATGGATGACAAGGCCCTGCTGGTGGAAGTTCAGCTGTTGGAGAGCAAAACATACCACGCCCTCAGCAACCTGCCCAAGGCCCGCGCTGCGCTCACCTCCGCCAGGACCACCGCCAACGCCATCTACTGCCCCCCCAAACTGCAGGCTGCGCTGGACATGCAGTCAG GGATCATTCATGCGGCCGAGGAAAAGGACTGGAAGACGGCGTACTCCTACTTCTATGAGGCGTTTGAGGGCTACGACTCCATCGATAGCCCCCGGGCCATCACTGCGCTCAAATACATGCTCCTTTGCAAGATCATGCTCAACTT TCCAGAGGATGTGCAGGCTCTGATCAGCGGGAAACTGGCCCTCCGCTACGCAGGCAGACAG ACAGACGCACTGAAATGTGTGGCACACGCCAGTAAGAACAGGTCGCTGGCAGACTTCGAAAAG GCTTTGTCGGAGTACAGGGCAGAGCTGCGTGAAGACCCCATCATCAGCACCCACCTGACGAAGCTTTATGACAACTTGCTGGAGAAGAACCTCATCCGTGTGATTGAGCCCTTCTCCAGAGTGCAG ATAGAACACGTATCAGCTCTCATCAAACTGCCCAAG GGGGACGTCGAGAGGAAATTGTCACAGATGATTTTGGACAAGAAATTTCATG GCATCCTGGACCAGGGCG
- the cdk5r1b gene encoding cyclin-dependent kinase 5 activator 1b isoform X1 yields MGTVLSLSPSYRKAGLLEDGPATVGPYTAVQNSKNAKDKNLKRHSLISVLPWKRIVAVSAKKKGSKKVQPNTTYQNNVTHLNNENLKKSQSCANLSTFAQDSSAPVIPGSKTSANVASSVKKVPPSGSSTAAPGTPKRVIVQASTSELLRCLGEFLCRRCYRLKHLSPTDPVLWLRSVDRSLLLQGWQDQGFITPANVVFVYMLCRDVVSSEVATEHELQAVLLTCLYLSYSYMGNEISYPLKPFLVESSKETFWDRCLSIINLMSAKMLQINSDPHYFTQVFADLKNESQKEEERSRLLIGLDRLQSVRKPERTPRHLQQHKAKASKEELPASLPTAANTIAGCLKQSK; encoded by the exons ATGGGCACTGTGCTATCTCTGTCGCCCAGCTACCGCAAGGCCGGGCTCCTCGAGGATGGCCCCGCCACGGTAGGCCCCTACACGGCCGTGCAGAACAGCAAGAACGCCAAAGACAAGAACCTGAAGCGACACTCGCTCATCAGCGTGCTGCCCTGGAAGCGCATCGTTGCCGTCTCGGCCAAGAAGAAGGGCTCCAAGAAGGTGCAGCCCAACACGACGTACCAGAACAACGTGACCCACCTCAACAATGAGAACCTGAAGAAGTCGCAGTCATGCGCCAATCTGTCCACCTTCGCCCAGGACTCCAGCGCCCCGGTCATCCCGGGCTCCAAGACTTCCGCCAATGTGGCCTCCTCGGTGAAGAAGGTGCCCCCTTCGGGTTCCAGCACGGCCGCCCCCGGCACACCGAAGCGGGTCATCGTCCAGGCGTCCACCAGCGAGCTGCTCCGCTGCCTGGGCGAGTTCCTCTGCCGCCGCTGCTACCGGCTGAAGCACCTGTCGCCGACAGACCCGGTGCTGTGGCTGCGCAGCGTGGACCGctcgctgctgctgcagggctgGCAGGACCAGGGCTTCATCACGCCCGCCAACGTGGTCTTCGTCTACATGCTGTGCCGCGACGTCGTCTCCTCCGAGGTGGCCACCGAGCACGAGCTGCAGGCCGTGCTGCTCACCTGCCTCTACCTGTCCTACTCCTACATGGGCAACGAGATCTCGTACCCGCTCAAGCCCTTCCTGGTGGAGAGCTCCAAGGAGACCTTCTGGGACCGCTGCCTGTCCATCATCAACCTGATGAGCGCCAAGATGCTGCAGATCAACTCGGACCCGCACTACTTCACCCAGGTGTTCGCTGACCTCAAGAACGAGAgtcagaaggaggaggagaggagccgCTTGCTCATCGGACTGGACCG ACTCCAGTCTGTAAGGAAGCCGGAGAGAACGCCGCGGCACCTCCAGCAGCACAAAGCTAAAGCGTCCAAGGAGGAGCTGCCGGCCTCCCTGCCCACGGCGGCAAACACAAT TGCCGGTTGTTTGAAACAGAGCAAGTGA
- the cdk5r1b gene encoding cyclin-dependent kinase 5 activator 1b isoform X2, with amino-acid sequence MGTVLSLSPSYRKAGLLEDGPATVGPYTAVQNSKNAKDKNLKRHSLISVLPWKRIVAVSAKKKGSKKVQPNTTYQNNVTHLNNENLKKSQSCANLSTFAQDSSAPVIPGSKTSANVASSVKKVPPSGSSTAAPGTPKRVIVQASTSELLRCLGEFLCRRCYRLKHLSPTDPVLWLRSVDRSLLLQGWQDQGFITPANVVFVYMLCRDVVSSEVATEHELQAVLLTCLYLSYSYMGNEISYPLKPFLVESSKETFWDRCLSIINLMSAKMLQINSDPHYFTQVFADLKNESQKEEERSRLLIGLDR; translated from the coding sequence ATGGGCACTGTGCTATCTCTGTCGCCCAGCTACCGCAAGGCCGGGCTCCTCGAGGATGGCCCCGCCACGGTAGGCCCCTACACGGCCGTGCAGAACAGCAAGAACGCCAAAGACAAGAACCTGAAGCGACACTCGCTCATCAGCGTGCTGCCCTGGAAGCGCATCGTTGCCGTCTCGGCCAAGAAGAAGGGCTCCAAGAAGGTGCAGCCCAACACGACGTACCAGAACAACGTGACCCACCTCAACAATGAGAACCTGAAGAAGTCGCAGTCATGCGCCAATCTGTCCACCTTCGCCCAGGACTCCAGCGCCCCGGTCATCCCGGGCTCCAAGACTTCCGCCAATGTGGCCTCCTCGGTGAAGAAGGTGCCCCCTTCGGGTTCCAGCACGGCCGCCCCCGGCACACCGAAGCGGGTCATCGTCCAGGCGTCCACCAGCGAGCTGCTCCGCTGCCTGGGCGAGTTCCTCTGCCGCCGCTGCTACCGGCTGAAGCACCTGTCGCCGACAGACCCGGTGCTGTGGCTGCGCAGCGTGGACCGctcgctgctgctgcagggctgGCAGGACCAGGGCTTCATCACGCCCGCCAACGTGGTCTTCGTCTACATGCTGTGCCGCGACGTCGTCTCCTCCGAGGTGGCCACCGAGCACGAGCTGCAGGCCGTGCTGCTCACCTGCCTCTACCTGTCCTACTCCTACATGGGCAACGAGATCTCGTACCCGCTCAAGCCCTTCCTGGTGGAGAGCTCCAAGGAGACCTTCTGGGACCGCTGCCTGTCCATCATCAACCTGATGAGCGCCAAGATGCTGCAGATCAACTCGGACCCGCACTACTTCACCCAGGTGTTCGCTGACCTCAAGAACGAGAgtcagaaggaggaggagaggagccgCTTGCTCATCGGACTGGACCGGTGA